AATAAGGAATGAAAAGGATTCACAGTCCTATCCATCTTGGCTCTCAGCAGagaaatgacatttaaaacaaatacaaagtactGTAGTCTAAACGTAACAGCAGATAACAATCTAACCAAAGATGTTGATTTTTCTAACTTAGACTTACAAGACTCAATTGCATCATATTCAATTACAGTGACATTCTTCAGTACTCAATGATTACCTTGTGTCAGATCTTACCAATTAAAGTAAAGACAAATTTTTTCAACAGTCTTCCTCCAAGTTTTAAAGCTTACATCCTTTAGGCTTTTTCTTGGCCCACAAAAATTAAACTTGTAGCAAATGCCACCTACTTATTTAATGGCTGGAGTTTGTGAAGAAATACAAttacagaaatgaaagaaagcCAAATTCAGCAGTCAATTTCAAAGCTGACTTTGAAACTACAATCTCTCCACCAAGTCTGAAAGTTCTTTACTCACAGGTCCAAACTATTATCAGCACCAAAAATACATTCTGATCTCATAAGAGAGCTCCTTTCCCAGTCAATGTGATGCTATGAAATGCTATGGGTTTGTTAAATGAATCTTTTCCTTTGGCTTTGGgtaatcagattaaaaaaaaaaaaaatacattccacTTTTGCAGGAATTAAAATCCAACAGAAATCCACAATGAAAAATGTTCTGTAGTTTTTGGATGAGATTATGAAGTATAATTATACTAAAAAGTCATGGTTATCTTTTAGGTTAATTAATTTTGTGAATCTACTCTGATCTAAAGTTCTAAAGTGgtcaaactaaaacaaaaatccTTCCCATATGATTTATCTGGTGAAGTAGCTACCAAGcactaatgaaaatgaaattttttattgaaaagaaaaaaaaaaattaatgagtcaGCATCTTTCATGCCAGACCATGCTTTGTTTCCCACCACCCTACCCAGCAAGATTACCATCTGTAGTACCTGAGGTGCTGATGTGACTAATTACCTGTTTTGAGGCTGGGACTGAACTCTCGGCTAGTGCTGGGAGGTGGGAAGGCCTCCGGGGCTGTCTGTGCTGGAAGGGTTCGATATGGAGGAGGAGTCAACTCTTCGTCACCAGAGAGGCTCCTCCGCACCCCACCAGTCATGGGCAGGCTCGACAAACTGACAGGCTTCTTCCCAACTGGCATCTTCCTTTCTAAACATTAAGTCAGACTAAAGTAAGCTTTTACTTACATGTGTGGTAAGAAAAGTGCATTAAATAAGTTGGAAAGTTTGTGGAGTACAGAGCACAAGATTGGCACTCTGAAAACATGGGATTCTATATTCATTCTCTAGGAGTTTGGAAATCCCAGGCTTGGAATCCTGAGTTGAACTCAGTTGAAAAGCAAAATCTGAACTCGAGAGAGCATTGACTGGGTTGGGAGAACATCTAGTTCATTTCCTTTAACCAAGAAAAATCCTTAGACGTATCTTGGAGGGAATAACCTGCTAACAAGGGGGAAAGATTCTTCTAAACCTTGCTCAGTGGCAGCACTTCACACAAAACCCCAAACACTGGTGTTTGGTTAGGAAGGAAAGTACGATTGTTTGTGAATTCAGAGTGTGACGGAATTTCATAATATGAATGTacctatataatttaaaaaaatcctttctttgaaAAGAACCTAGTTAAGGTAGTTCTGAAACTTTTTCTAAGataaaaattctgattttatgCATATTTAGAagcaaatgaatttcattttaataacaaATTCATCACACCCTTCAGTTTCATCTCCAGAAAAACCATAAGCTTTAGGATTTATTCAATGCTTGTACTGTCAACAAAAATGTTTTGGAATAGGTTGCACATAAATTtgaagtatttaaaaacaaacaaaagcaaaatagtcaTCTACTTGGCAAGAAGATAAGGTATGGACAATCTATATAAGATGTATCAACCACGTGGCCCACAATACTTCTTAACACGTGGCCAGAATTAGATTAAAtgcatttgggaaatatttaacaaaataaataaaaacacaataaaatattgatatttcattttaaaattaagtcaatatgtggcttgAGTATTATGTACCCTTTGTGTGGTATAGTAGctcctttttctatttgagtttgataccattgGTCTAAATGAATAAAAGTAGCAACAGATTACCATATTGCATGTATGTTTAAGATGCCAACAAAGTTTTCTTCCAGGATTTAAAATATCTCAGGTAAGAAGACCAAATACAGCCTATGTTTACATAACCAGggcaaaaaccaaaccaaagctGTATTTCTCACTACTActtaaaataatgttataatcAATCTAAATATTAAGTTTCTATTGATTTCTAAATTGCTAACCCTATGCCATGTGTCCATCTCATCTCTTCACTAATATATGACCaaagaataaaatgcaagtaattaACCacagaaaactaagaaaactactAAGATTAGCACCAGTAAAACCACCAATGAACAAGACATATAGAATGCCAATTTCCATACTTTACAACAACTACACTTTAACTCAAAgatgtttttgaaaatatataccaTAAAGCTTATAGGAGCCTATTTATGGCATACTATCTTTGTGTTAGAAAACACTAGTTAATATGCATCCACACTCATAATAACAACACATACATCCCTGTGCACAATTACAGAATGTTAAGATTCTCCAACTAGACTTTCCTATTTCAAAAGTAAGCAAGCACCACTGAAGCaattgttttaggaaaaaaaagaattaaaactgaAGTACAGACCACATAACCAGTACATAATTCTACTTGCACACAATACaaataaagtactattttaaaaaagttgttCTTTCCATGTCTATTACTCTTAGATTTCTGGCTGCAAAAACTGTAGTGCTTTATGTGCCTGGGTTTATTTAGAATACTACCCTTTATTTTCTTAAGAGGGACCTTGGATCAGTTCTATCCTGTCTGGCAATGTGATCGAAATATCTGAGAAGATTTCCTTTCTAACCAGCACAGAATCAAGAGTTCTTCTCAGCAAAGCCACAAGGAGTTAAAGGtcctgtatatttctttttcctttccatttctgagggagtattttaaaactttataaaatatatcataaaactAAGAAGACCtgaaatgctaatgagataaaaATGTTGCATCTTTTGCTAAGAACATTTTTCCTAAATCCAGTCATAGTAGGAACCATGTCATTAAAAACATCCTTATTAATGTTATCACTTCTTTACTATGGAATCTTTTCTTGTGGGGCCTATTTGAATCAATCAGTCTAAAACCACACTCAGCATATACACAGTAAAGAACTGCAAGATTTGTGTTCCgaagggatatatatataatcttaaaaataaaatatcatgtaGTACTGGCTAGAATTTAGTTCTATTCTGGAAGGAGAATTTCTAATATTAAAAAGTTCAAATAGGAAATAGTCAAGACAATCTTGGTTACAAACCCTTTATGGTAAACCTAGAGATTATACCTTCCCACAATCTTTCAGTTCATATTTTCATTGGAATAATTTTTAGTTAAGTTTCCTGGTTGATGGGGTCAGAATTCCCATTCCTATGGAAACAGTTTTAGGTAAATATGCTAGACATGGCAAACATCCAGCCTATAACAATACTGGGATTATGTGACAATTATAATAACACCACAGAAGAGCAGGGTTTGGGGAAGGAGTCGCGTTGGGGAAAATTTGTTCTGTGGCCCAAAATGTCTCTATAATGGCAAAAtgatggaagagaaagaatactTCACTTCAAATTATTACACATtgactaaaaataagaaaaagggaagaacagAGCATGAAGACTTCTTTAATCATGTTGTCCATCTCTTACCagttgatgataatgataatttttcaTCTGAACATAAGGCAAGTCAACTGGAAAATTCTGGATTTGAGTTTCTATTCTTAATTGCATcttaactttcaaaaaaaaatatctttaaatcaATATGAACAAACTTGTCTCTTGGAATGAAATACTGTATGACAAgtttgatgaaaagaaaaaaaatcattcattcaagctaaataagaaaaaaaggttttaaaaacacTGTCAAACATACCTGCCTAATATATTCCCACCAATAACCACTCTTTCTTTGTTATGATGTACATGTAACTGTATGAATTTTGTTTGTTGGTAAGcagcttggattttttttaaacaatggaatactatttttagACAGGAATTCTGGTTATAAGCTAGTTAGAGTCATTATGCTCTgactctttattttaaaaactaggtttttattataaaacaattaggaaaaatctgaaatagattatttagaatttaaagtaTTAATTATGAAATCCTAACCAAATGTCTAAAAATATTAAAGCAAACATCTTCTTTTACCATGCAAGACTAAGAAATACTAACCATTTCCTTACAAATTGAACCCCACCTCCCCAGGCATTTCTTATTTACTgaaaaaagatttgccttttatGGCATACTGCACCTTTAAGCATAATACTTTATGTACAATCATCAACTTCAACAAGGAATGTTACTTTCCCTTAAAACACAATAACCACAATTTgttaacaatgaaaaagaaatgcgTATTAATATTTGGTGACCCACTTTTCTTGTGTCCTTTGTATTGCTGTGACTTagcctttttcttctgttttgatGAACCTGATTGGCTTTCTCTtgatgctggaaaaaaaaaaacacaaaacaccaAAAAACCACAATGGTTCTGGGTATTTACTCATGACAGCAACCATCATTTAAATGATTTGTACTCCATATGCACATGAgagaacattttaataataaatgtatattgaagcTTCATAAATTTGATAGATTATTCTAGAAAAGTCATGAATACATGAAGCCCTTTTCAAATAATGATATACTAATTTAGTCTGATGAAAGATGTTACTTTGATCTATATTCTGGACCTTAAGTTCAAGGTTTCTATGGCATACTGTTATTGAACCAGACATAGGAAAGTATGTCCCAGTTGCACATTCTTGGAATGTAATTAAGTACATTAAGGGCAAGCATAAAATATAtacttctggggcagctaggtggcgcagtggatagagcaccagccctgaagtcaagaggacctgatttgtgatttcagacacttaacacttcctagctgtgtaaccctgggcaagttacttaacaataattgcctcagggaaaaaaaaccatacacacacacacacacatacacactctctctctctctcttctgaagaAGTCccgatttaaaaagaaaaattaaaaaaacctacAAGTAATATATTTTTGGTAAGTCAGCAACTCACTCTGTGGTGCTGGAGGCTGTAATTGATATCCAGTTAATTGGCACCATCCAACAGGATAGAGATCAGGGGACTCACAGTCTACCCACTGATCATACTCTTCTTCCCAACCATCAAAATGGATTCTCAGTAGACGATGAATGATTCGGGTCACTGTGGCTACACACACTAAGCGTGGTTCCATGAGGTCTACAGCTTCTAATTTCATCCCAACACGAAATCCATGATTTGGAACATCCtgataagaaaaagaacattCTAGCTGACAGACAGTAGAAATTACAAGACAATAATGTGGAACAGTAGAAAAACCCTTAGACTTGGAACCAGAAGAATAGGTTTAAGTGCTGTCTCCAGCACTTACACCAGAGGTACTGTGATGCAAGGTAAGCCATTTAATctataaacctcagtttccttatttgtgaggAAAAAACAATACTTGCATTAGACCTCATCAGTGGGATATGGGTAGCAAATGAGATAGTATGTGAAAAAGGCTTTCTAGCCATAAAGTCTTATATAAATGACAGCTTTATCTTTTGGAAGCACCAAGCAAAATGCCTGGCATTAGCCAGCTGATTCCTAAATTCTATTTCAGTTCTAAGTCTTATCaattagttaataaatgtttgttgaactgactCAAAGTAGGAAAATCAAAGGTAATGGAAGGGAGCTAAATaggaataatttatacaaaaatgaTCAGGATTTATGAATAGttctttaattataaattaagaTGGTGAAGCATTTAAGAGCTAGTTATGAAactttatggaaaagaaaaaagctttacAAGTAGGTaactacaattttctttttaccttattAAACAACTTTACTGGTGCTGCTATGGAGCCAGTTTCCCTGAGGTAGTCAAACCATTTGAAAGGAAGTTTTGTATAACCTGAAAAATATAGCATTGTCCTAAGTGGAAACTCATTCAAAATTCCTGAAACATCAAAAATGCAGATAAAAAGTTtctaagaacaaataaaaatcttGGAGGTTTTAGGAAGGGTCATTTAAATCAATTTCAGACACTTTCCTGTGGTTCTAATGAATTACAGAACTCTTCCTTGCTCTCCCCTAAGTTAAGAGGATTTTGTCCCCTTAGAAATAGACATTGGGGCCCAAACTAATTGGATGGAGGCTAACCTAAAGACCTCTTTGCAGAGGCATCTTTTTTCAATTCAAGCATTACCTAAAGTCACAGATGTCTGCTCTCATACTTAGGTCTGGCTTAGTGAAATTCTTGAAACTGTGGGATCATTTCTTTATGTGTTTTGttagaagaaaagggaatataGCAAGACTTaagttttgcatttttttctactcaatttctttttctttagatctCTGAAGAATAAGTATTTCATGAACCATGTTATGTGGCCACTTGTTTTGCTGAGATAGCTGTACCTTAAAAAGGCATTTTAATGGAGTTTTCAATGACGAGTCTAATAAGAGAAGTTGCCTTTAAGGCTTAAAGATGTGTGTTGTAAAAAAATACTCTTGTTATATACTGCAAATATCTGCTAGACCTGTTTTTCACAATAGCTCCTGGTACTACAATTAATTAATATTCTACATAGGTCTACAATGAAATGTTCCATAATGCACATTATATGGTCCATTAAACCTTTTAACatgtaggttttttgttttgttttggtattgTATACAGATTTTAAGGACAACACTGGATAAGCTGCACATATATACATCAAAAAGACATTGATAAAGATATCATTATAATATCAGAAATATCATCTTAGGTTAAAATGAGATACCTCTGGGTGGAGTTAATTCAATCATGTTAATTTCACAGAAACCAACAGGGAAAATAGAAGGGGAGGTTGCATGGTAACAAAACCAGTCAGATCCATCTGCTGCTTCTGATCCATCAATCCCAATCATAAGGAATCCATCTGCTAGCACCTTTATGAATTAAAAACCCAAATATTTGAAATTAGAAAACACTCTTAGGAATTCACgtttaaaaaagtaaatctaAACTACCTTTTCGTTTACAACTTTATTTAATCTACTGGAAGAATCttttatgaagataaaaaaaGGCTTATGTTATATTCATAGATTTTTATGTTGCCTAactgaaatatataatttcattaattctGAGTTGGCAATATAAAATCTAGCATCTGCTAGGGCTACATataagtggggggaaaaaaagttaaaatcttCTCCAACTCTGGTTAATGACTGAAATTCCATACCttagaattttattctttctgtttagGCTTTTGAATTCTGTTAAAATGCAAAACATCCTTGGTAATAATAAGAATTTTAACAATTACCAGTTATTTATATCTGATTATGAATCCAATGTCAGATTCTTTCAAAGATTATGAATTAGACATGGAATGGGAAGATGTAAATGAGAAGTAGGGGTGGAACACTTGCTGCAAGACTAGGAGATTGGACACAATAAGGACCAATATGGATTCCAGTGACCAGGAAATAAATTAGATTGCTTATAAGACAGGATACATTGTAGATTACAATACTGGCATAGTATCCCTTTGTAAGTATGGTTTCAAAACAACAACCTCAGCAAAATGCTATATGGATGACCTATGTTAAGGAAGTAAAACTTACTTTGAAGTTATCTTGGTATACTGGTATTCTCTTTTCCTAGTACAGATGCAGACACAAGCTATTTAGGTGTAAATATTTCACTACCGTTCTAAatagcttctattttttttttttttatcttgccaTTATCATGTGGCTCCAGTCAATACCCATTTTTTTGTTTAAacttacatttattatctcaccTTTCTAATGGTTGCAACACATATTGCAGATAGATTTAGAGGATCTATAGCTTCCAATTTCATTCCTTCCTTGTACCATTCCCCAGTCTGGTCTACATCTTTTACCTAAAGGATTATAAGAAAGTACATCTACTATTATGCAAAAAATGCTGCTACAGTATTTTGCAAAACAGTACCCATAAGTacccatttttaaaaactcaccAGAGAAGAGGTGAAATAGTTTCCTACCTACCTAACATTGTTGTTCAAACTTTCAATAGCATTAAAGGAATACAGGGAAATAAGACAGAATTTTAGAGCAATTATAATAGAAATTTATGATACCTATGTATTACAAAGTCTTAATCTTTGTAAATGACCACATAATTGTGATTTCCACTACTTTATGAAAATACCCACAACCCTCTTTCAAATCTAATTTACAAATGAGGGTTCTTATGAAAAATCTCTTACCTTAGCAAATAAATGTGGTGGTGTATCAAAATGTCCATCCTGTTTCTTAGTAATATCTACAAGGAAAAGTTACATACTAATCTGTCAGCATTTGAAAGATCAAAAACCACCTTTCTTTGAAAGTCTTACGATTTACATGGCACATGATGCCCTCAAACATGGCAAACACATGTCTCCCACACTTCAAAACTACTCTTAAAGAGTTCTTTTCCCTGAAGAGAACATGTGCCTATATTATTAATAGAACTAAATTAATTTGAATGCTGATATTTTACAAGGTAGAGAATTATTTAGATCGCTTAATTTTAGAAGTGCTACTAATGTGTATGATAAAATGCTGTCCAAATTTACTTCTAAAACTTGATTAAAATGGGAAAGTAGGGAAAACTATActtaggtgttttgttttgttttggtttgattttatttttagataagctgaaagactgaaaaataagaaaacaatcaTTATTTGACTATGGACATATTTTGTAATCAAAAGCAAGCAAAGGAAATATATGATATTAATCAGTTAAGACATTATTATTTGGTGTAAACTATTCACTAACTAAATTAGAAGATGCTTAGATAAATTAGAAGACTATAAATCTAAGACTTTTACAAGAAAAATGTTTGAAGAGTTCCATTAAGACACATtgatatttgaaacaaaaatctCTATAAATGTGCTCACCAGATCTTTTGAATCTATGACCTATACTTCGAGACCAACCGATATGATGAATCAGGGGACTGTACATGTGGCACCAGAAGTCGTCGCTTTTATCTTCACTTTCCTCATAGACCAACCTCAGCCTCCCTCCAATCACACTTTCCACAATGGCAACCCGGGTCCGACACAGATGGGTCTTATCAACCACTTCTACTCGCATGGAGGGCTTGAAGGGGTACTGCATGCTTTCTGACACCTTGAGATCAAGACAAGAAATAACCAGGTGTTTGCTTCAATCCAGCAGACATCAATTAAACAGCTACTAGATATAAGGGACTGCAAAGGGGCTGGGTACTCCAAGGTGATCAATAAGACTACCTTGAAGGAACTGACATCTGCTACGTGTGTTGGTATGAACATTAATTTGCTCATTAATTATTAAAGCAAAAAGGATATGGCCAGAAAAGGAGGTAAAACAGCCACATACTAAGAATGCTAACACAATAACTGGACAGTTACTGGTACTCTAAAAGATCCAAAAAGAACCAAACAATTAACCCACTCAGCCTTCCCTGGTCTGGAAGCCTCTGTCCTGAAAGAGAGCTTACCTTCTACCCAAAGAGATGCAACATGTAAGAAGGATGCCCAGAAAGACAGCACAAGCATGTAataaggacacacacacacacacacacacacacacacacacacacacacacacagagagaaaatgagTCCCAAATTATGAGGCTTCTAGAGTGAAGAGCCCTGGCCTGAGCCTGGAAGAGAGCTAGCAATTCCAAGAAgtagaggtgaggaaggaaagcAATCCAGGCATAGGGGACAACCTATGCAAAAGCCTGGAGGGAATAGACACTGTAGGAACAACAATTAGGTCAGCTTAACTGAAGTATAAAAGGCATGAAGATATGTAACATGCATTCAGTCTGGAAATACATATTAACAACTATTTATGAAAAGACATAAGTATGAACTGTACAAGAAGAGAGCTTGTGAATGGGTTTTAATCTATATTGGTGAGGAAAGTACCCACAAAGATGAAATCTGATTCCAAGTATTAAAAAGGATGTGCATTTctttcaaatcatttttataaagaatgTTTGATGAATGATAAGATCAGTTCACTGTGGTTTTAAACATATCTATATTAACACAAAGCTTTGGAATAACATATCTTGTAAATCCCCAAATGCCTGAATCCAGACAATTCTTTTATGTTTTAGTTAAAAGTGATTTATAGAGACCAGTTTTACCTTTTGAGAGAAGTCAGGAGGAAGTGTTTTGGCACCAGTAAGTCGTTTCACTAGAAAAGCTTTCCAGTTTGTATACTTGTGTTGAATGGCTAttgcaaaaaagaaatcatattttaacAAGGcatggagggtatgtgggaaataAGACGTCTttgttaagaagaaaaaaaaaaaaaaaggcaaggccAATATTACCATGTATCCCAGGAATTGAGGACTTTAAAATTAACACAtatttgaatgaattaaaaaatgactCAAACCAAAAATcttggaaattaattttaaattatgataGAAAAGACACAACATAATTCCGATATtgcatattcatttaaaatattgtgGGGTCAACGG
The Sminthopsis crassicaudata isolate SCR6 chromosome 4, ASM4859323v1, whole genome shotgun sequence genome window above contains:
- the MBTD1 gene encoding MBT domain-containing protein 1 isoform X3, which codes for MENTKDLTEHSTHSERKRRDSFGMFDGYDSCSEDTSSSSSSDESEEEVAPLPSSLPIIKNNGQVYTYPDGKSGMATCEMCGMVGVRDAFYSKTKRFCSVSCSRSYSSNSKKASILARLQGKPPTKKAKVLQKQPLVAKLAAYAQYQATLQSQAKTKSAVSLEGFSWGNYINSNSFIAAPVTCFKHAPMGTCWGDISENVRVEVPNTDCSLPTKVFWIAGIVKLAGYNALLRYEGFESDSSLDFWCNICGSDIHPVGWCAASGKPLVPPRTIQHKYTNWKAFLVKRLTGAKTLPPDFSQKVSESMQYPFKPSMRVEVVDKTHLCRTRVAIVESVIGGRLRLVYEESEDKSDDFWCHMYSPLIHHIGWSRSIGHRFKRSDITKKQDGHFDTPPHLFAKVKDVDQTGEWYKEGMKLEAIDPLNLSAICVATIRKVLADGFLMIGIDGSEAADGSDWFCYHATSPSIFPVGFCEINMIELTPPRGYTKLPFKWFDYLRETGSIAAPVKLFNKDVPNHGFRVGMKLEAVDLMEPRLVCVATVTRIIHRLLRIHFDGWEEEYDQWVDCESPDLYPVGWCQLTGYQLQPPAPQTSRESQSGSSKQKKKAKSQQYKGHKKKRKMPVGKKPVSLSSLPMTGGVRRSLSGDEELTPPPYRTLPAQTAPEAFPPPSTSREFSPSLKTVTPLQLKEELLDGEEYSFLQGASDQESNGSASYYIKQEP
- the MBTD1 gene encoding MBT domain-containing protein 1 isoform X11 — protein: MFDGYDSCSEDTSSSSSSDESEEEVAPLPSSLPIIKNNGQVYTYPDGKSGMATCEMCGMVGVRDAFYSKTKRFCSVSCSRSYSSNSKKASILARLQGKPPTKKAKVLQKQPLVAKLAAYAQYQATLQSQAKTKSVSLEGFSWGNYINSNSFIAAPVTCFKHAPMGTCWGDISENVRVEVPNTDCSLPTKVFWIAGIVKLAGYNALLRYEGFESDSSLDFWCNICGSDIHPVGWCAASGKPLVPPRTIQHKYTNWKAFLVKRLTGAKTLPPDFSQKVSESMQYPFKPSMRVEVVDKTHLCRTRVAIVESVIGGRLRLVYEESEDKSDDFWCHMYSPLIHHIGWSRSIGHRFKRSDITKKQDGHFDTPPHLFAKVKDVDQTGEWYKEGMKLEAIDPLNLSAICVATIRKVLADGFLMIGIDGSEAADGSDWFCYHATSPSIFPVGFCEINMIELTPPRGYTKLPFKWFDYLRETGSIAAPVKLFNKDVPNHGFRVGMKLEAVDLMEPRLVCVATVTRIIHRLLRIHFDGWEEEYDQWVDCESPDLYPVGWCQLTGYQLQPPAPQTSRESQSGSSKQKKKAKSQQYKGHKKKRKMPVGKKPVSLSSLPMTGGVRRSLSGDEELTPPPYRTLPAQTAPEAFPPPSTSREFSPSLKTVTPLQLKEELLDGEEYSFLQGASDQESNGSASYYIKQEP
- the MBTD1 gene encoding MBT domain-containing protein 1 isoform X10, with the translated sequence MFDGYDSCSEDTSSSSSSDESEEEVAPLPSSLPIIKNNGQVYTYPDGKSGMATCEMCGMVGVRDAFYSKTKRFCSVSCSRSYSSNSKKASILARLQGKPPTKKAKVLQKQPLVAKLAAYAQYQATLQSQAKTKSAVSLEGFSWGNYINSNSFIAAPVTCFKHAPMGTCWGDISENVRVEVPNTDCSLPTKVFWIAGIVKLAGYNALLRYEGFESDSSLDFWCNICGSDIHPVGWCAASGKPLVPPRTIQHKYTNWKAFLVKRLTGAKTLPPDFSQKVSESMQYPFKPSMRVEVVDKTHLCRTRVAIVESVIGGRLRLVYEESEDKSDDFWCHMYSPLIHHIGWSRSIGHRFKRSDITKKQDGHFDTPPHLFAKVKDVDQTGEWYKEGMKLEAIDPLNLSAICVATIRKVLADGFLMIGIDGSEAADGSDWFCYHATSPSIFPVGFCEINMIELTPPRGYTKLPFKWFDYLRETGSIAAPVKLFNKDVPNHGFRVGMKLEAVDLMEPRLVCVATVTRIIHRLLRIHFDGWEEEYDQWVDCESPDLYPVGWCQLTGYQLQPPAPQTSRESQSGSSKQKKKAKSQQYKGHKKKRKMPVGKKPVSLSSLPMTGGVRRSLSGDEELTPPPYRTLPAQTAPEAFPPPSTSREFSPSLKTVTPLQLKEELLDGEEYSFLQGASDQESNGSASYYIKQEP
- the MBTD1 gene encoding MBT domain-containing protein 1 isoform X9, giving the protein MFDGYDSCSEDTSSSSSSDESEEEVAPLPSSLPIIKNNGQVYTYPDGKSGMATCEMCGMVGVRDAFYSKTKRFCSVSCSRSYSSNSKKASILARLQVTGKPPTKKAKVLQKQPLVAKLAAYAQYQATLQSQAKTKSVSLEGFSWGNYINSNSFIAAPVTCFKHAPMGTCWGDISENVRVEVPNTDCSLPTKVFWIAGIVKLAGYNALLRYEGFESDSSLDFWCNICGSDIHPVGWCAASGKPLVPPRTIQHKYTNWKAFLVKRLTGAKTLPPDFSQKVSESMQYPFKPSMRVEVVDKTHLCRTRVAIVESVIGGRLRLVYEESEDKSDDFWCHMYSPLIHHIGWSRSIGHRFKRSDITKKQDGHFDTPPHLFAKVKDVDQTGEWYKEGMKLEAIDPLNLSAICVATIRKVLADGFLMIGIDGSEAADGSDWFCYHATSPSIFPVGFCEINMIELTPPRGYTKLPFKWFDYLRETGSIAAPVKLFNKDVPNHGFRVGMKLEAVDLMEPRLVCVATVTRIIHRLLRIHFDGWEEEYDQWVDCESPDLYPVGWCQLTGYQLQPPAPQTSRESQSGSSKQKKKAKSQQYKGHKKKRKMPVGKKPVSLSSLPMTGGVRRSLSGDEELTPPPYRTLPAQTAPEAFPPPSTSREFSPSLKTVTPLQLKEELLDGEEYSFLQGASDQESNGSASYYIKQEP
- the MBTD1 gene encoding MBT domain-containing protein 1 isoform X8 — its product is MFDGYDSCSEDTSSSSSSDESEEEVAPLPSSLPIIKNNGQVYTYPDGKSGMATCEMCGMVGVRDAFYSKTKRFCSVSCSRSYSSNSKKASILARLQVTGKPPTKKAKVLQKQPLVAKLAAYAQYQATLQSQAKTKSAVSLEGFSWGNYINSNSFIAAPVTCFKHAPMGTCWGDISENVRVEVPNTDCSLPTKVFWIAGIVKLAGYNALLRYEGFESDSSLDFWCNICGSDIHPVGWCAASGKPLVPPRTIQHKYTNWKAFLVKRLTGAKTLPPDFSQKVSESMQYPFKPSMRVEVVDKTHLCRTRVAIVESVIGGRLRLVYEESEDKSDDFWCHMYSPLIHHIGWSRSIGHRFKRSDITKKQDGHFDTPPHLFAKVKDVDQTGEWYKEGMKLEAIDPLNLSAICVATIRKVLADGFLMIGIDGSEAADGSDWFCYHATSPSIFPVGFCEINMIELTPPRGYTKLPFKWFDYLRETGSIAAPVKLFNKDVPNHGFRVGMKLEAVDLMEPRLVCVATVTRIIHRLLRIHFDGWEEEYDQWVDCESPDLYPVGWCQLTGYQLQPPAPQTSRESQSGSSKQKKKAKSQQYKGHKKKRKMPVGKKPVSLSSLPMTGGVRRSLSGDEELTPPPYRTLPAQTAPEAFPPPSTSREFSPSLKTVTPLQLKEELLDGEEYSFLQGASDQESNGSASYYIKQEP
- the MBTD1 gene encoding MBT domain-containing protein 1 isoform X16, producing the protein MGTCWGDISENVRVEVPNTDCSLPTKVFWIAGIVKLAGYNALLRYEGFESDSSLDFWCNICGSDIHPVGWCAASGKPLVPPRTIQHKYTNWKAFLVKRLTGAKTLPPDFSQKVSESMQYPFKPSMRVEVVDKTHLCRTRVAIVESVIGGRLRLVYEESEDKSDDFWCHMYSPLIHHIGWSRSIGHRFKRSDITKKQDGHFDTPPHLFAKVKDVDQTGEWYKEGMKLEAIDPLNLSAICVATIRKVLADGFLMIGIDGSEAADGSDWFCYHATSPSIFPVGFCEINMIELTPPRGYTKLPFKWFDYLRETGSIAAPVKLFNKDVPNHGFRVGMKLEAVDLMEPRLVCVATVTRIIHRLLRIHFDGWEEEYDQWVDCESPDLYPVGWCQLTGYQLQPPAPQTSRESQSGSSKQKKKAKSQQYKGHKKKRKMPVGKKPVSLSSLPMTGGVRRSLSGDEELTPPPYRTLPAQTAPEAFPPPSTSREFSPSLKTVTPLQLKEELLDGEEYSFLQGASDQESNGSASYYIKQEP